ATTTCAAGAGATTTGGCATTTCATTGCTGTCAGCACTTGCCATGACGGCAGGTGTTCAGGCTGCTGAATATGAGTTGACGGTTCCCCATGTCACCAATATCGAGAGCTACAATCATCAATCTCTGTTGGTGTTCAAAAATTTTGTAGAGAATCATTCCAACGGGGCGATTGTCGTCAATATTTATCCCAGTGGGCAATTATGCAGCACCGCTCGCGAATGCCTCTCGGGGGTGCAGGCAGGAACGTTCGATTATTTTCAGACGACCATTCCCGAGCTTGCCAATTATTGGGGACCGGTTGGCGCGTTCGATCTGCCCTATATGCTGCGTGATGACAGAGTGGCTGAATGCGTCTATGACAACGCGGATTTCCTTGCCGATATTCGCAAGAATGTGCTTGAGAAGACCGGCAATCTTCGTTTGATGATGGTGTCCAACTCTGGCGGATGGCGCAATTTCGCGACAACGAAAAAGCAGATCAAGTCACCTGCTGATATCAAGGGTTTAAAGATCCGTACCGTGCCTGCGCCAATCCAGCAGGAACTGGTCAAGGCTCTTGGTGGCGCGCCGACGCCAATCTCTTGGCCGGAGGTTTATACCGCGCTTTCAACGGGCGTTGTCGACGGAACGAAAAACGGTATCGTTGATATCACCATGATGAAATTTCAGGAGAGCCTTAAATATCTCATTCTTGATGGACACGCCTATATGGGCGGCGTCTGGATCATGAATAATGATCGTTTCAACGCATTCCCTGAAAATCTCAAACGGGTTGTCATCGATGGTATTGCCGCGCAGAACCAGTTTTTGCGTGTTTATCCAAAATGGAAGGAATATGAGGCCTATGAGGCTTTCCGCAAGGCTGGTGGCACCATTTACACGCCAACAGAAGAAGAGAAAAAGGCATTTCAGCAGGCAACTGCTCCTGTGAAGGACTTTTTCATAAAGGAGGCTGGCGACGATGGCAAAAAGTGGCTTGATCGTTTTGAGACAGAGATCAAGACATGCGAAGCCAAGATTGACGCCAGTTTTGCCAAGGCGTCCGAATAGTTGGCTGATTTCTTATTGTGCCGGTTTTTAAGGGGAGCCCTGGCGAGGGGCTCCTCTTTTCGTCAGGTTGGGATGATGCAGTTCCAGCGTGCCTCATGATTGAGGTGGCGCGGGATGAATGAATGGCCAGGGGCTCACTTCGCTTCCCCGCTCGGCAGGCACTTC
This window of the uncultured Cohaesibacter sp. genome carries:
- the dctP gene encoding TRAP transporter substrate-binding protein DctP, giving the protein MNFRKLGNFKRFGISLLSALAMTAGVQAAEYELTVPHVTNIESYNHQSLLVFKNFVENHSNGAIVVNIYPSGQLCSTARECLSGVQAGTFDYFQTTIPELANYWGPVGAFDLPYMLRDDRVAECVYDNADFLADIRKNVLEKTGNLRLMMVSNSGGWRNFATTKKQIKSPADIKGLKIRTVPAPIQQELVKALGGAPTPISWPEVYTALSTGVVDGTKNGIVDITMMKFQESLKYLILDGHAYMGGVWIMNNDRFNAFPENLKRVVIDGIAAQNQFLRVYPKWKEYEAYEAFRKAGGTIYTPTEEEKKAFQQATAPVKDFFIKEAGDDGKKWLDRFETEIKTCEAKIDASFAKASE